In the Klebsiella aerogenes KCTC 2190 genome, one interval contains:
- the ccmI gene encoding c-type cytochrome biogenesis protein CcmI, whose protein sequence is MIVALLIMLVLLLGTAALLFIPWSGRQRVDRNTMNHMIYRARLQELDEDLSAVNAAQQQQLVDDLRLNLLEDLPESAETNHKNSSYWVYILGVIILTSLCVGVFIRTSYMTRVVEWQQVVQQTPQLMQRVMDPQGKPLSEEELFRLALGLRTRLQQYPADQLSWTMLGRLQLVLNNPGAALQAFDKARQLAPGNADAQLGYTEALLHSTDPNDSREAQQLLDTLLKNNHNDVRVLSLAAFNAFEHQQYDKAIAAWQLMLQLLPADDAQREIIIRSIDRAKKEQAAILQ, encoded by the coding sequence ATGATTGTCGCTTTGCTCATCATGTTGGTGTTACTGCTGGGAACCGCGGCGCTGCTGTTTATTCCGTGGAGCGGCAGGCAGCGCGTTGACCGCAATACCATGAACCATATGATTTATCGGGCGCGCCTGCAGGAGCTTGATGAGGATCTTTCAGCGGTGAACGCGGCGCAGCAACAGCAGCTGGTTGACGATTTACGCTTGAATTTATTGGAAGATTTGCCCGAATCTGCCGAAACGAATCACAAAAATAGTAGTTATTGGGTGTATATTCTTGGGGTTATTATACTAACCTCTTTATGCGTAGGGGTTTTTATCCGAACGAGTTACATGACCCGCGTGGTTGAGTGGCAGCAAGTTGTCCAGCAAACGCCGCAGCTGATGCAGCGGGTGATGGATCCACAGGGTAAACCGTTGTCGGAAGAAGAGCTGTTTCGACTGGCGCTGGGGCTACGCACCCGCCTGCAGCAATACCCGGCCGACCAGCTGAGCTGGACGATGCTCGGCAGGCTGCAACTGGTGCTCAATAATCCAGGCGCCGCGTTACAGGCGTTTGATAAGGCGCGACAGCTGGCGCCAGGCAACGCCGATGCGCAGCTGGGATATACCGAAGCGTTACTTCACTCTACGGATCCCAACGATAGCCGTGAAGCCCAGCAACTGCTCGATACGTTGCTGAAGAATAACCATAACGATGTGCGGGTGCTTAGCCTGGCGGCGTTTAACGCCTTTGAGCACCAGCAGTATGACAAAGCGATCGCAGCGTGGCAGCTGATGCTGCAACTGTTACCGGCGGATGATGCTCAGCGAGAAATTATCATTCGTAGTATTGACCGGGCTAAAAAAGAACAAGCCGCTATTCTGCAATAA
- a CDS encoding cytochrome c-type biogenesis protein: MKYLLITLLTALFSFQALAAIDTYPFKDEAQEQQFRQLTEQLRCPKCQNNSIADSNSMIAADMRKKVWQLMEQGQSNQQITDYMVARYGNFVTYEPPVTPATIILWLLPACFVVGGALVIFRLSRRSRAERISELSAQEQERLKALLDDNKRTLK, translated from the coding sequence GTGAAATATCTGCTCATCACTTTACTGACGGCGCTGTTCTCGTTTCAGGCGCTGGCGGCGATTGATACCTATCCATTTAAAGATGAGGCTCAGGAGCAGCAGTTCCGCCAGTTGACCGAACAGCTGCGCTGCCCGAAATGCCAGAACAACAGTATTGCCGATTCGAACTCGATGATTGCCGCCGACATGCGCAAAAAGGTCTGGCAATTGATGGAGCAGGGACAAAGCAATCAGCAAATCACCGATTACATGGTGGCGCGCTACGGCAACTTCGTGACCTACGAACCGCCGGTGACCCCAGCGACGATTATCCTCTGGCTGCTGCCGGCTTGTTTCGTTGTGGGCGGCGCGCTGGTGATTTTCCGTTTAAGCCGTCGCTCACGGGCTGAACGCATCAGCGAGCTGAGCGCGCAGGAACAGGAACGCTTAAAGGCGCTGCTTGATGACAATAAAAGGACCCTGAAATGA
- a CDS encoding DsbE family thiol:disulfide interchange protein, which yields MNRKVLYLPLAIFLILAAALMWQLMRNSDGDDPTVLESALVGKPLPDFRLASLEKPDVMLDPSNIINGKPVLINVWATWCPTCRAEHQYLRSLAAQGIRIVGINYKDDRQKAVNWLHELGNPYALGVFDGDGMLGLDLGVYGAPETFLIDGKGIIRYRHAGDVNERVWQQEILPLWNKYSQQGGA from the coding sequence ATGAACCGCAAAGTCTTATATTTACCGCTGGCTATCTTCCTGATTCTGGCGGCGGCGCTGATGTGGCAACTGATGCGCAATAGTGACGGCGACGATCCTACCGTGCTTGAATCTGCGCTGGTGGGTAAACCTCTGCCGGATTTCCGCCTGGCGTCGCTGGAAAAACCGGATGTCATGCTGGATCCCTCTAACATTATCAATGGTAAACCGGTGCTGATTAACGTCTGGGCCACCTGGTGCCCCACCTGTCGGGCGGAGCATCAGTATTTGCGCTCCCTGGCGGCGCAGGGCATTCGCATCGTTGGCATCAACTATAAAGACGATCGCCAGAAAGCGGTGAACTGGCTGCACGAATTGGGCAACCCGTATGCGCTGGGGGTGTTTGACGGCGACGGCATGCTGGGGCTGGATCTTGGCGTGTATGGCGCGCCGGAAACTTTCCTCATCGACGGCAAAGGCATTATCCGCTACCGCCATGCCGGCGATGTGAACGAGCGGGTCTGGCAGCAGGAGATTCTGCCGCTGTGGAATAAATATAGCCAGCAGGGGGGCGCGTGA
- a CDS encoding heme lyase CcmF/NrfE family subunit, which translates to MIPEIGLFLLCLALGISCLLALFPSWGAMRQDARMMALAKPLSVAMFAAILGAFLILVYAFVVNDFTVLYVVSNSNTLLPVWYRVAATWGAHEGSLLLWVLLMSGWTCAVAALSRNIPLEASSRVLAVMGMISFCFLAFILLTSNPFVRTLPDFPIEGRDLNPMLQDIGLIFHPPMLYMGYVGFSVAFAFAIASLMTGRLDSAWARWSRPWTLAAWSFLTVGIVLGSAWAYYELGWGGWWFWDPVENASLMPWLAGTALIHSLSVTEKRGSFKSWTVLLAILAFSLCLLGTFLVRSGVLISVHSFASDPTRGMFILALLVITIGGSLLLFAIKGGKVRSRVRHELWSRESLLLGNNVLLIAAMLVVLLGTLLPLIHKLLGLGSISIGEPFFNSLFIALMIPFSLLLGIGPLVHWRRDEFHKLRKRLLIAAVVAVVLAIALPWLMQDRIKAMTVVGLLMSLWAFVLTVMEVVERATDRHPFWRGLTRLGRSHWGMVAGHVGLVVTVIGIAFSQNYSIERDVRMKPGDSVDIHQYHFVFRDVRDITGPNYFGGEGVIEVSQNGRHVSTLRAEKRIYSSSRMEMTEAAIDGGLVRDLYAALGEELADGSWAVRLYYKPFVRWIWFGGMLMAFGGVLCILDPRYRLRKSLPENA; encoded by the coding sequence ATGATCCCTGAAATTGGCCTCTTCCTGCTGTGCCTGGCGCTGGGCATTTCCTGCCTGCTGGCGCTATTTCCCTCCTGGGGCGCGATGCGGCAGGATGCGCGGATGATGGCGCTGGCGAAGCCGCTGTCGGTAGCGATGTTTGCCGCCATCCTCGGGGCGTTTCTCATTCTGGTGTATGCCTTTGTGGTGAATGACTTCACCGTTCTGTATGTCGTCAGTAACTCGAATACGCTGCTGCCGGTGTGGTATCGCGTAGCGGCGACCTGGGGGGCCCACGAGGGATCGTTGCTGCTGTGGGTATTGCTGATGAGCGGCTGGACCTGCGCGGTCGCGGCCCTGAGCCGTAATATTCCGCTGGAAGCCTCTTCGCGGGTGCTGGCGGTGATGGGGATGATCTCTTTCTGCTTTCTGGCGTTCATCCTGCTGACCTCAAATCCCTTCGTGCGAACGCTACCTGATTTCCCCATCGAGGGGCGCGATCTGAACCCGATGCTGCAGGATATCGGGCTGATCTTCCACCCGCCGATGCTGTACATGGGCTATGTGGGTTTCTCCGTGGCCTTCGCTTTCGCCATTGCGTCGCTGATGACCGGGCGTCTTGATAGCGCGTGGGCGCGCTGGTCACGCCCGTGGACGCTGGCGGCGTGGAGCTTTCTGACGGTCGGTATCGTGCTGGGGTCGGCGTGGGCCTATTATGAGCTCGGCTGGGGCGGCTGGTGGTTCTGGGATCCGGTAGAAAACGCCTCCCTGATGCCGTGGCTGGCGGGAACGGCGCTGATTCACTCGCTATCGGTCACCGAAAAGCGCGGCAGCTTTAAATCCTGGACCGTGCTGCTGGCGATTCTGGCGTTCTCGCTGTGTCTGCTGGGCACTTTCCTGGTGCGTTCCGGGGTACTGATTTCCGTACACTCCTTCGCTTCCGATCCTACGCGCGGCATGTTTATTCTGGCGCTACTGGTGATCACTATCGGCGGTTCGCTGCTGTTATTCGCCATCAAAGGCGGCAAGGTACGTTCCCGGGTGCGTCACGAACTGTGGTCGCGCGAGTCGCTGCTGCTGGGCAACAATGTGCTGCTGATTGCCGCCATGCTGGTGGTGCTGCTGGGGACGCTGCTGCCGCTGATACACAAGCTACTGGGGCTAGGCAGCATTTCTATCGGCGAGCCGTTCTTTAATTCCCTCTTTATTGCGCTGATGATCCCGTTCTCGTTGCTGCTTGGGATCGGGCCGCTGGTGCACTGGCGTCGCGATGAATTCCACAAGCTGCGTAAGCGGCTGCTGATTGCAGCGGTGGTTGCCGTCGTACTGGCCATCGCACTGCCGTGGCTGATGCAGGATCGTATTAAAGCCATGACCGTAGTTGGCCTGCTGATGTCGCTGTGGGCATTCGTGCTTACCGTGATGGAAGTGGTGGAGCGCGCCACCGATCGCCACCCCTTCTGGCGCGGGCTGACCCGCCTCGGACGCAGCCATTGGGGAATGGTCGCCGGCCATGTGGGGCTGGTGGTCACCGTCATTGGCATTGCCTTCAGTCAGAATTACAGCATTGAACGCGACGTGCGAATGAAGCCGGGCGATAGCGTCGATATCCACCAGTATCACTTTGTGTTCCGTGACGTGCGGGATATCACCGGGCCGAACTACTTTGGCGGTGAAGGGGTGATCGAAGTTTCGCAGAATGGCCGTCACGTGAGTACGCTGCGGGCGGAGAAACGCATTTACAGCAGCAGCCGGATGGAGATGACCGAAGCCGCCATCGACGGCGGGCTGGTACGCGACCTGTACGCTGCGCTGGGTGAAGAGCTGGCCGACGGTAGCTGGGCGGTGCGCTTGTACTATAAACCTTTTGTTCGCTGGATCTGGTTCGGCGGGATGTTAATGGCGTTTGGCGGCGTGCTGTGCATCCTGGACCCACGTTACCGCTTACGTAAATCACTGCCGGAGAACGCGTGA
- the ccmE gene encoding cytochrome c maturation protein CcmE: MNPRRKVRLWLACGVIGGLALTVGLVMYALSSNIDLFYTPGEVIYGKRENGQKPEPGQRLRIGGMVMPGSVKRDDKTLDVTFKLYDARGVVEVSYTGILPALFREGQGVVAQGTLQDGTHIRAKEVLAKHDENYTPPEVKEAMEENHHPAEKPQGAAQ, from the coding sequence GTGAATCCTCGGCGTAAAGTACGTCTCTGGCTCGCCTGCGGAGTGATTGGGGGGCTGGCGCTGACCGTTGGTCTGGTGATGTATGCATTAAGCTCCAATATCGATCTCTTCTATACCCCAGGCGAAGTGATATACGGCAAACGGGAAAATGGCCAGAAGCCAGAGCCGGGACAGCGTCTACGTATCGGCGGCATGGTGATGCCCGGCAGCGTGAAGCGTGACGATAAAACCCTCGATGTGACCTTCAAACTCTATGATGCCCGCGGCGTCGTCGAGGTGAGCTATACCGGGATACTGCCGGCGTTGTTCCGCGAAGGGCAGGGGGTCGTAGCCCAGGGGACGTTGCAGGACGGGACGCATATCCGCGCGAAGGAAGTGCTGGCGAAACACGATGAAAATTACACCCCTCCGGAAGTGAAAGAAGCGATGGAAGAGAATCATCATCCGGCTGAGAAGCCACAGGGAGCCGCGCAATGA
- the ccmD gene encoding heme exporter protein CcmD — protein MTSAFHSWSDFWQMGGYAFYVWLAVAVTVIALLILFIHTRWQRRALLADVRRQMARERRVSAARKQSTMKGDAL, from the coding sequence ATGACCAGCGCTTTTCACTCCTGGAGCGATTTCTGGCAGATGGGCGGCTACGCCTTTTATGTCTGGCTGGCGGTTGCAGTGACGGTCATCGCGCTGCTGATTTTGTTCATCCATACCCGCTGGCAGCGCCGGGCGTTGCTGGCGGATGTACGCCGGCAGATGGCGCGCGAGCGGCGGGTATCGGCGGCGCGTAAGCAAAGCACAATGAAGGGAGATGCGTTGTGA
- a CDS encoding heme ABC transporter permease, with protein sequence MWKVLHQLAIPERLYSVCGRFIPLMAILSALFLVVGCVWGFVYAPADYQQGESYRIMYLHVPAAMWSMGIYGSMAVTAFVGLVWQMKMADKAVIAMALPGAVYTFIALVTGSAWGKPMWGTWWVWDARLTSELVLLFLYVGVIGLYHAFDDRRLAGRAAGILVLVGVVNLPIIHYSVEWWNTLHQGSTNMQKTIDPSMRMPLRLTIFGFLFLFITLTLMRMRNLILLQERRRPWVVALAGASKREENS encoded by the coding sequence ATGTGGAAAGTGTTACATCAACTCGCCATTCCAGAGCGCCTGTATAGCGTATGCGGACGATTCATTCCGCTGATGGCTATCCTCAGCGCGCTGTTTCTGGTGGTGGGCTGCGTCTGGGGATTTGTCTACGCCCCGGCAGATTATCAACAGGGTGAAAGCTATCGCATCATGTATCTGCACGTCCCGGCGGCGATGTGGTCGATGGGGATTTACGGCTCCATGGCCGTGACCGCTTTTGTCGGCCTGGTCTGGCAGATGAAAATGGCGGATAAAGCGGTGATTGCGATGGCGCTGCCAGGCGCGGTTTACACCTTTATTGCGCTGGTGACCGGTTCCGCGTGGGGAAAACCGATGTGGGGAACCTGGTGGGTCTGGGATGCGCGTCTGACATCCGAACTGGTCCTGCTGTTTTTATACGTCGGGGTGATTGGCCTGTATCACGCTTTTGACGATCGCCGGCTGGCCGGGCGCGCCGCCGGGATACTGGTGCTGGTTGGGGTGGTTAACCTGCCGATTATTCATTATTCCGTGGAGTGGTGGAACACCCTGCATCAGGGCTCGACCAATATGCAGAAAACCATCGATCCGTCGATGCGCATGCCGTTGCGTTTAACCATTTTCGGTTTCTTATTCCTCTTTATTACTCTGACATTAATGCGTATGCGTAATTTAATTCTGTTGCAGGAGCGCCGCCGCCCGTGGGTCGTGGCGCTGGCTGGCGCTAGTAAACGCGAGGAGAACTCATGA
- the ccmB gene encoding heme exporter protein CcmB, producing MIKQIFWRDLRLAFRNYAEIINPLWFFLIIITLFPLSIGPEPQLLRQIAPGIVWVAALLSSLLAMDRLFRDDWLDGSLQQLMLMPVPLSLVVLAKIAAHWVVSGLPLLIISPLIAMLFGLSTAEWQVLALTLLMGTPTLSFIGAIGVGLTVGLRRGGVLLSLLVLPLMIPLLIFATAAVGAAQMQLPVDGYMAILGAFLAGSATLSPFATAAALRISVQ from the coding sequence ATGATCAAGCAGATATTCTGGCGCGACCTGCGCCTCGCCTTTCGCAATTACGCCGAAATTATCAACCCGCTGTGGTTTTTCCTGATTATTATCACTCTGTTCCCCCTCAGTATCGGCCCTGAACCGCAGCTGCTCCGGCAGATTGCGCCGGGCATTGTCTGGGTGGCCGCGTTACTCTCTTCGCTGCTGGCAATGGACCGGCTGTTTCGCGATGACTGGCTGGATGGCTCGCTGCAGCAACTGATGCTGATGCCGGTGCCGCTGTCGCTGGTGGTGCTGGCAAAAATCGCGGCGCATTGGGTGGTCTCCGGGCTGCCGCTGCTGATAATCTCTCCGCTGATCGCTATGTTATTCGGACTTTCGACGGCGGAGTGGCAGGTGCTGGCCCTGACGCTATTGATGGGCACGCCAACGCTGAGCTTTATTGGCGCCATCGGCGTGGGGCTGACCGTCGGCCTGCGGCGCGGCGGCGTATTGCTGAGCCTGCTGGTGCTGCCGCTGATGATTCCGTTACTGATTTTCGCCACCGCCGCCGTGGGCGCGGCGCAGATGCAGTTGCCGGTTGACGGCTATATGGCCATTCTTGGCGCCTTTCTGGCGGGAAGCGCCACCTTAAGTCCGTTTGCTACCGCGGCGGCACTCAGAATTAGCGTGCAATAA
- the ccmA gene encoding cytochrome c biogenesis heme-transporting ATPase CcmA, translating into MLEIKNIACLRDERTLFTHLSFAVQPGEIIQISGPNGAGKTSLLHLLTGLSTPEEGEILWQGKPLRRTRDSWHAQLLWLGHQVGVKGALTADENLRFYHPEATIEARWQALAQVELVGFEDVPVAQLSAGQQRRVALARLWLSRATFWILDEPFTALDAAGVQTLTTRLEQHVGQGGAVILTTHQPLRPLCVPLRTIMLSDDEAVAA; encoded by the coding sequence ATGCTGGAAATAAAAAATATCGCCTGCCTGCGGGATGAACGAACCCTTTTTACCCACCTATCGTTTGCGGTACAACCCGGCGAGATTATTCAAATTTCAGGCCCCAACGGCGCGGGTAAAACCTCGTTATTACATCTCTTAACCGGGTTATCGACGCCAGAAGAAGGGGAAATTCTCTGGCAGGGCAAACCGCTGCGGCGTACTCGCGATAGCTGGCACGCGCAGCTCTTATGGCTCGGTCATCAGGTGGGGGTTAAAGGGGCGCTAACGGCGGACGAAAATCTGCGCTTTTATCATCCCGAGGCGACCATTGAGGCGCGCTGGCAGGCGCTGGCGCAGGTTGAGCTGGTGGGCTTTGAAGATGTTCCGGTAGCGCAACTCTCCGCCGGGCAACAGCGGCGCGTCGCGCTGGCGAGGCTTTGGCTCAGCCGCGCGACGTTCTGGATTTTAGATGAACCCTTCACCGCGCTCGATGCGGCTGGCGTGCAAACGCTGACCACCCGGCTGGAGCAGCACGTCGGCCAGGGCGGTGCGGTCATCCTGACCACCCATCAACCTCTGCGCCCGCTCTGCGTTCCTTTACGCACGATTATGCTGAGCGACGATGAGGCGGTCGCGGCATGA
- a CDS encoding DHA2 family efflux MFS transporter permease subunit, with translation MSLVSSCSLDQGFEAPRRYLAAAAILIGVLMAALDSSIVNVALPSIASALRVDSASGIWITNGYQVASAATMLICASLGSRIGEKRFYTAGMVLFTLSSLGCSLAPTFGVLVTMRILQGVSYAVMISVGLGLYRVIFPPCALGTIFGLNALAFAVGTAIGPALGGFIISSLSWPWLFYINILPGGAAIVFSLISLGEDNEKEQGFDWAGAVSSAAALGLMVVAVDQIGRWEGRTLIYCAVASVALFAFFFIAQTRAKHPLLPLDIFRSRQYTLAVISSSSLFIAQGMALVGLPFVLQHTYHYSVLESAFIFTPWPVAVAICAPLAGSLSNRFNPTQISTVGVVIFCLGLGSLALLPGAATVNDFLWRTAVCGVGYGLFLPPNNKEMFANVSANRTATASGVLSTARTTGLSIGAALVAMVIALLNGLTGLAGAQFSVYVFGLACVIAAISSLASTLRLHR, from the coding sequence ATGTCGCTGGTAAGTAGTTGTTCACTTGATCAAGGTTTTGAGGCACCGAGGCGCTATTTAGCCGCCGCGGCCATATTAATTGGCGTGCTAATGGCGGCGCTGGATAGTTCCATTGTCAATGTCGCCTTGCCTTCGATTGCCAGTGCGTTACGGGTCGATTCGGCGTCCGGTATCTGGATCACCAACGGCTATCAGGTAGCCAGCGCGGCGACGATGCTGATTTGCGCGTCGCTGGGCAGCAGAATCGGTGAGAAGCGTTTTTATACGGCGGGAATGGTGTTATTTACGCTCTCTTCGCTGGGCTGTAGCCTTGCGCCGACCTTTGGCGTACTGGTTACCATGCGGATACTGCAAGGGGTAAGCTATGCGGTCATGATAAGCGTGGGGCTGGGCTTGTACCGGGTTATTTTCCCACCCTGCGCGCTAGGAACGATTTTCGGGCTGAATGCGCTGGCCTTCGCGGTTGGCACGGCTATCGGTCCGGCGCTGGGCGGATTTATCATCTCGTCGCTCTCCTGGCCGTGGCTTTTCTATATCAATATCCTGCCTGGCGGCGCTGCGATTGTTTTCTCCTTGATTTCATTAGGGGAGGATAACGAAAAGGAGCAGGGCTTTGATTGGGCCGGGGCCGTGAGTTCAGCGGCGGCATTAGGCTTGATGGTGGTGGCGGTCGATCAAATTGGCCGCTGGGAGGGCCGAACGCTTATCTACTGCGCGGTGGCATCAGTGGCGTTATTTGCCTTCTTTTTTATCGCCCAGACGCGAGCAAAGCACCCCTTATTGCCGCTTGATATATTTCGCTCACGCCAATATACCCTGGCGGTGATCTCGTCCAGCTCTTTGTTCATCGCCCAGGGAATGGCATTGGTCGGTTTACCGTTTGTATTGCAACATACCTACCATTACTCAGTACTGGAATCGGCGTTTATCTTTACGCCGTGGCCGGTGGCGGTCGCAATCTGCGCCCCGCTGGCGGGAAGCTTGTCAAACCGTTTTAATCCGACGCAGATTTCAACTGTCGGGGTGGTTATCTTTTGTCTTGGCTTAGGCTCGCTGGCACTGTTGCCGGGCGCTGCAACGGTGAATGATTTTCTGTGGCGGACCGCCGTTTGCGGGGTGGGGTATGGCTTATTCCTGCCGCCAAACAATAAGGAGATGTTTGCTAATGTCTCAGCAAATCGCACGGCAACGGCCTCCGGGGTATTATCCACCGCCAGGACGACTGGGCTGTCCATTGGTGCGGCGCTGGTGGCGATGGTTATAGCGCTGTTGAACGGCTTAACCGGTCTCGCCGGCGCACAATTTTCTGTTTATGTGTTTGGCCTCGCCTGCGTTATTGCGGCGATATCCTCTCTTGCCAGTACCTTACGTTTGCATCGCTAA
- a CDS encoding LysR family transcriptional regulator: MKLNELLAFVTVVETGNITLAAERLNRVQSSISHRIRSLESSLDATLLDRKNEGCIPTEQGKILYEYALKMLNLADDCKHNITLSKRRRLTIKIGIIECLPPYVISALIDSGHDLGWDIDVSIGNTSSLLNAFDRHEYDAVIIGAGFSSPQHTRAMLLTSELVIITAKDHPAITATSALDDNVFLLSSKKCATSTRNLDMLFREGNITPRRVVECGSYPVLFSNIADGKGVSLVLRCSISDEIQQKIKIHPLTGEFNDFGIELLCRPEGAHFDLQQLNLMVASVFQDPRLRETGY, encoded by the coding sequence ATGAAGCTTAATGAACTTCTGGCGTTCGTTACTGTTGTGGAAACGGGGAATATCACCCTGGCGGCAGAACGTCTGAATCGAGTGCAATCCAGTATTTCCCATCGGATACGCAGCCTGGAAAGTAGCCTGGATGCCACGCTATTAGACAGGAAGAACGAGGGGTGCATCCCAACCGAGCAGGGAAAGATATTATATGAATATGCCCTCAAAATGCTTAACCTGGCGGATGATTGCAAACACAACATTACCCTTTCAAAAAGACGCCGATTAACGATTAAAATCGGCATCATTGAATGTTTGCCGCCCTATGTTATCAGCGCATTGATTGATTCAGGCCATGACTTAGGCTGGGATATTGATGTTTCAATCGGCAATACCAGCAGTTTACTTAATGCTTTCGATAGACACGAATATGATGCGGTCATTATTGGCGCGGGCTTCTCCTCCCCACAGCATACGCGCGCTATGTTGCTCACTAGTGAGTTAGTGATTATCACCGCGAAAGATCATCCAGCCATCACCGCGACCTCCGCTCTGGATGACAATGTCTTTTTATTGAGTAGTAAAAAATGCGCAACTTCAACGCGCAATCTGGATATGTTATTCCGTGAAGGCAACATTACTCCCAGGCGCGTCGTGGAGTGCGGCTCTTACCCGGTGCTGTTCTCAAATATCGCCGATGGCAAAGGGGTCTCGCTGGTGCTGCGTTGCTCAATCAGCGATGAGATCCAGCAAAAAATAAAAATCCATCCATTAACAGGTGAATTTAATGATTTCGGAATTGAGCTGCTCTGCCGCCCTGAGGGCGCCCATTTCGATTTGCAGCAGTTGAACCTCATGGTGGCATCCGTATTTCAGGATCCACGGCTGCGTGAGACTGGCTATTAA
- a CDS encoding MBL fold metallo-hydrolase — protein sequence MNTTFPSIVLGDMRVTAVSDGYLQVGFGLLTKIDEDECRNIQANARIAQPNAVNINTFLVQQAGMNILIDSGAGGVKGWGGQLINNLAKLGVKPEDIDAVLLTHAHPDHIGGLINSQQDAVFPHAELIIPQDEFSYLEDDRNLVTASERVKGNVMFARSVFKQYQHRLRLIDEGEVFAGISALALKGHTPGHTGYLLSGSIERVLVWGDIVHFPHIQLLDPEVTIAFDFDPLLAQETRIRLLEKVCAEQILVAGMHFDTAGFARIKKCSSGYQIIPADGINSQSHAAVDPEIRMPP from the coding sequence ATGAATACTACTTTTCCCAGTATAGTCCTCGGCGATATGCGCGTTACTGCCGTAAGCGATGGCTATTTGCAGGTAGGTTTTGGCCTGTTAACCAAAATTGATGAAGACGAGTGCAGAAACATCCAGGCTAACGCCCGTATCGCACAACCGAATGCGGTCAACATAAACACCTTTCTGGTACAACAAGCCGGGATGAATATCCTGATCGATAGCGGCGCTGGCGGCGTTAAGGGGTGGGGAGGCCAACTGATCAATAATCTGGCTAAACTTGGCGTCAAACCAGAGGATATTGACGCCGTACTGTTGACCCATGCGCATCCCGATCACATCGGTGGCTTAATTAATTCGCAGCAAGACGCGGTATTTCCTCATGCTGAATTGATAATACCTCAAGATGAATTCAGTTATCTCGAAGATGACCGTAATTTGGTTACGGCCAGTGAACGCGTTAAAGGTAATGTTATGTTCGCGCGCAGCGTGTTTAAACAATATCAGCATCGTTTACGGCTGATTGATGAAGGCGAGGTGTTTGCTGGTATCAGTGCCCTGGCATTAAAAGGACATACGCCAGGCCATACGGGGTATCTCCTCTCTGGAAGCATAGAACGCGTATTAGTGTGGGGGGATATTGTGCATTTTCCCCATATTCAGCTATTAGACCCCGAGGTCACAATAGCCTTCGACTTCGACCCGCTTTTGGCGCAGGAGACGCGCATTCGCCTTCTTGAAAAGGTCTGCGCTGAACAGATACTGGTTGCCGGGATGCATTTTGATACAGCAGGTTTCGCCAGGATTAAAAAATGCTCGTCCGGCTATCAAATTATCCCGGCGGACGGAATTAATAGCCAGTCTCACGCAGCCGTGGATCCTGAAATACGGATGCCACCATGA